The sequence tctttCATCATCACAAACTGaaaccattaaacaataactctgtTCCACCTTCCCCTAGCCACTGGTacccactattctactttctataGCTacgaatttgactattctagatacctcatataagtggaatcttagaatatttgtcctcttgtgtctgatttatttcacttagcataatatctcaaagttcatctatattgtagcatgtgtcagagtgtcattcctttttatggctgaataatattccattgttgtatataccacattttatttatccattcatctaccagtgaacatttgagttgttaCATTTTAGTTGTTGTGAATATTccttctatgaacattggtgtacagatatctgtttgagtctctgctttcaattctttcagGTACATACTCAGAAgggaaattgctggatcatgtggtaattctctatttacatttttaaggaatTCCCATGATATTTTCCACAGCTACTGCACAATTTTACATTACCACCacaatgcacaagtgttccaatttctccacatcctcaccaacacttgttattttctagttttttaaaataaatagtcaTTCTAATTGGTATGAAgtgtatctcattatggttttgatttgcatttccctagtgattagtgatgttgagcatcttttcatgtgcttattggccatttgtatatcttctttgaagaagtgtctattcaagttctttgcctattttattttattttaatgtatttattttattttatttttggctgcactgggtctttgttgctacgcaagttttctttagttgtggtgagcaggggctactcttccttgtggtgcatgggcttctcattgtggtggcttctcttgttgcggagcacaggctctaggcgcatgggctttagtagtcatggcttgcgggctctagagcgcaggctcagtagttgtggtacacgggcttagttgctccgtggcatgtgggatcttcccggaccagggctcgaacccatgtccctggcactggcaggtggattcttaaccactgtgccaccagggaagcccccctctttgCCTATTTATAACTGGgttgtttctttatatattctggatattaatcctttacaaaatatatgatttgcaagtattttctcacattctgtgggaatgtaaaattgtgcagtAGCTGTGGAAAATATCATGGGAattccttaaaaatgtaaatagagaatagagaattaccacatgatccagcaatttcccTTAATAGTGTCCTTTGACacacaaaaggttttaattttgatgaaatccaggggcttccctggtggcgcagtggttgagagtctgcctgccagtttacctattttttcttttgttgcctatgcttttggtgttatatccaagaaatcattgccaaatccaactCCATGAggcttttttctgtattttcatctaagtgttttatctttttttttttttttttttggccactctgtgGTCAAGTGGGAaattagttccccaatcagggatcgaacctgcaccccctgcagtggaagtgcggagtcttaactactggaccaccagggaagtcccaaataagTGTTTTATCATTTTAGCTCTTTAAGTCTTTgctccattttcagttaatttttgtatatgacatAAGATAAGGatacaacttcattcttttgcatgtaggtatccagttttcctagcaccatttatagaaaagactgtcctttccccattgaatgatctTGCTACTCTTGTAGAAAATCATTTAACCATATacatgagggtttatttctgggctctctattctattcctttGGTCTGTCTATCTGTCTTTATGTCATGACaacactgtcttgatcactgtggctttgtagtatgttttaaaatcaggaagtgttagttatccaactttgttctttttttggagTGTTTCACTACTCagagtcccttgagattccatgtgaattttaagaTGGATTTTTCTATCTCTGCTAAAAAGTCACTGGAGTTGGACCTAGagtttttaatcttcatttctctAGCATTCTAGCCTACCCACCATCACCCTTGCGTTGtcatagtgtctttttttttttaacattatattaatttcccagggctgcaatttaaaaattaccacagggcttccctggtggcgcagtggttgagagtccgcctgccaatgcaggggacgcgggttcatgcctcggtctgggaagatcccacatgccgcagagtggctgggctcatgagccatggccgctgagcctgtgcatccggagcctgtgctctgcaacgggagaggccacaacagtgagaggcccacgtacagcaaaaaaaaaaaaaaaaaaagaaaaaagaaaattaccacaaactaggcttaaaacaacagaaattaattgtCTTACAGGTAtggaggtcagaagttcaaaCTCAAGGAACTTCTGGCCTCATGGAGTTTGGGGCCCAACATGGTGGTACATGAAAGCACTCTGGTTCCCCAACCTGTGAACTTTCTGAACCCCCTCCTttagggtttttatggaggctccATTACATAGgcacgattgattaaatcattggccactggtgagTACTTCAGCCTgcagcccttctcccctctctggaaGTTGAGGCATGGAACTGAAAGTTCCAGTCCTCTAATCACATTGTTGGCTCCACTGGCAACCAGCCCCGATCCTAAGATGCTTCCCATAAGTCActtattaacataacaaaagacacctttatgactctcatcacttaggaaattacaagggtttttggagctctgtgccagaaacagggacaaagatgaaatatatatttcttattataaatcacagtatcactgGGATAAAAGATATGTGTTGAAGCCTCTGGGGTTCCAGTGGTAGATATAGAATAGAAATTTACTCACTTTCTTTAAAGAGTGATGACTTACATATTGGGAACTGGGCCAGGAAGCTCGGTAGGATTGTCAAATTCTGAGCCAAGGGGTGCCTTTATTGCTCTGGATATAGGTAGCATAAGTGTAACAGTAGTCAGGTACTGTCAGAAGtttataaaatatcaatagatgaaAATGAAGATTGATAGGAATTTAGACACAGGGTGAGAAATCTACTGCTTAAGATTACATTAATAGAATCCAGATGCTTGGAAAACatgatataaagcagaaagtagcaAGAACATAGTTGTCTGAGGAtcagtaataataaatataataatatctaACTAGTGAAACATTACATGCTAGGCAGTATTCTGAGTACTTAAAGCGATTgacttgtttaatcctcacaaaaccctgtaagataggtgctattattatccttttttatagaaggggaaattgaggcccaaaGAGATTAACTTGACTTGTGCCACACATCTAATTAGTGATGAAACTAAGATTGTAATCTGGATTCAGAGCCCACGTGCTTAATGACAATTCATTTTCCATCTGTGGTACGTAGAAAGCAAGTTAGGGAGAACATTTAAAAGTCAGGATTGATTCAGTATCTATGAACTATTATAGAATAATATGATACACTCAGTAATCAGAATTTAGCAGTGACTCTAATCCTGAAGCAAGCTTGGCTTATCCTATGGCATATTTTCCTCTTACTGGACATAGGAATTCCTGCGCCCTCACACCTATACAAGAATGAATTACCATTATACTGGCTACAAAAGTGTTCCTGTTTACAAGTAGAATTGATGGTTTTATAAAATCAGTTTCATGCTGCTGGATGAATAGACAAGAGCTCAAAGACACTGGAAGCAAAGAGACAAGTGGAGATTAAACTACAGCAATCCAACAATGAGTTGATGAGACACTAGCTCAAATCTCTCTGTTCCTCATCCAGtccttcctttatttcctctAATCACCATTTTACCCTAGTCACGTTTATTTCTCCTAGATGGGCTCTTCCCATTGACCCTGTAGCAGCTGTTCTTCTTCGTTCCTTTTTACTACTTCTtggcattatttccatttttctccccagTTTACAAAGTCTTGTTTGCATATAGTcaaatatatttatgttcatTGTCATATTATCTAGTTCTTTTACTACTACTACAGGCTTTTTAAAAGTTGTGGCTTTCCTGCTAAGCTCAGGGGTATAGATTCCATTTAGCCTTGGTATTTCTTTTAGATATGGATACTGGGTCTGCAAGTAAAGATTCAATCTCACAATAGGGCAAAAAGCTATGAGTCATAATACATTAGCAGAAATATTCACCAACATATAGTTTATTATGCTTCCTTCTAGAAAAAGTCTGGCAAGTTGATGACCACATGGAGAGGCACCGAGAGAACCAAGGAACACTTTTCAGGCATGTTGCATTCATTGACCAGAAAACTGTGACGGAGGAAAAGCGTAACAATTGTAATGCACTTGAAAATAGATGTCATCTTAGCACAGCCTTTGTTTCTTCAAAACAAAGACTCCAAAGACATGACCCGTATGGTAGAAGTTTTAACTATTTAGACTTATTTAGTGGTAACAGAAGATATGCAAGAAAAAatgaatgcagtgaatgtgggaaagccttcttCCAGAAGTCAGACCTCATTATACATAAGAGAACTCATACAGGAGAAAAGCCCTTTGTATGTACTGAGTGTGGTAAAGGCTTCAGCAAGAAATCAAATCTCGTTATACATCTGAGAATCCATACTCTAGAGAAACCTTATGAGTGTACTGAATGTAGAAAAGCTTTCTCCCATAAATCACACCTCATTGAACATTAGAGAAttcacactggggagaaaccctatgaatgtaatgagtgtgggaaagccttttTCCAAAAATCACACCTCAGTATTCACCAGAGgactcatactggagagaaaccctatgtgTGTGATGAATGTGGGAGAGCCTTCAGCATGAAGTCACACCTCTTTGTACATCGGAGAatacacacaggagagaaaccttatgtGTGTACCAGGTGTGAGAGAGCTTTCAGTGAAGTGTCCTGCCTTATTAGACATAAGAAAATCCATACTGgggagaaaccttatgaatgtaatGTGTGTAAAAAAGCCTTTTCTGAGAAGTCTGACCTCATTATACACCACAGAACTCACACAGAagaaaaaccctatgaatgcaatcaatgtgggaaagccttcagacATAGCTCAGCCCTCTGTCGCCATAAGAggactcataaagaaaaagtttcttaaaaGAGAAACTAATGTGGGAATATCTTCAACTAAAAATTACAGTGACAGAAAGCCTTCATTAGAAATCAAACCTTATTATGTATCAAGAAGTCTTAAGAAGAAGcctattaattcaacaaatttaGAAAAGTATGTAGCTATGTTTCTGTAGAAATCATATTTCAGATGTGATGCCAAAGTATTTCTAGAAGATATTACAGAAAGTACACCTCCTTGTTAAAGGATACATGCTTACTGTGGACTACAAAgacttttgaaatattaataagtTGGCTAgtcaaaacaaaattagaaaatcataTATGGACAGTCTGCAAAATATGAAAGCATTATATTCCAAACTGTTCTACATTACCTTATGCACCACATAACATAAATCATATAGGTATTGGAATTGCTTACGTGAAGCTAACAATTACGAATATAAAATAAGCATTATATATGTAGAATGCCATTACCAATTATTTTCCACATTAAataatactattttttcttttttttaatttttaaatttttttaattttttggctgtgctgcacagcttgcaggatcttcattccccaaccagagattgaacccaggccatggcagtgaaagtgcagagtcctaaccactggaccaccagggaattccctattttttcttcttttaacaaaGTATGAATTGTAACAAAACATAGGGCATCCTAAATAAGAAttctaaagtataaaataaacttttttcctgttgtttgttGGCATATATAAGACTCCTGCTACCTCTTGATCAGTGATAAGAGTATGTAAATGTATTGTTATTTACATAAAGTATATATGAGATAGATATCATATGAGAGTGAGCAAAAGAAAGTAGCCATGGCCTCTTACAACACTCACTACAATTTAAATAGTTGTTTTTGGTGACTAAattacccccccccccttttttttttttttgcagtatgcaggcctctcactgttgtggcctctcccgttgcggagcacaggctctggacatgcaggcccaactgctccgcggcatgtgggatctgcccaccCCAGCTCCATGTTACAGGAGCTCAATTTTAGTCAGCTCCAACTGAGAAGACTTGGGCTCCCGTTCCCAGCCTAGCGGTTTCTTATACAGTAGCTCTACCCAAGACAAGGTAGGCCAAGAATACTGGGGACCTGATCCACCCCCCTCCAGGCTTTATGTTTGTAGGGCAAATGTTCCACGCCAGGGGGTGATGGGGGACCGAAAGCTGAAAGGACAGCAGGCTATTTTCCAAACTCCCATTTACAGAGCAGAGGTTCCATAGGGGGAGGAGTAAATCAAAAAGACCTCGGGCTTCCATTTCTCCTCCCAAATCCCACTTGCAGGGAGGAGTTTCCATGCCAAGAGGAGAAACCGAGAAGCTTCCTCAGCTCCAATGCAATAGTGTAGACATCTGTCCAGGGAGAGAGGCAAGAGGAAGGACTGGAAGCTCCAGAGCTCCACAGAGGGACCTGACTTTATTTAGTACAGAGTGTGAAGGAATGCTTGACTTCAGATATTGTTGAAAACAGAGATCTTAGTGGCAAGCAATTAGAATTCTATTCCATAAAATAAGTAGCAACAAATGAAATAGCAGGCCACCCGAAAGTTTAACAGAGGGAACCAGAGAAATAGCTTAAAAAGTGCCCTGGAAGATCACAGTTATCCCTGTCTGGAAGGCTGAGCACACATCTAGGTTTCACACTCAGAACCAACCGGAGCAGGCACTTGAAAGGTATAGTCACTAACAGAACATAGGCCAGACTTGAAAGAATTCTCTAAGTCACACACagatccattagcagagagtggAAGCTTTACTGGCTCAAGGAACTTAGGGACACCTCTGACCAATCACTGGCTGAACATTACAATAATTTGGGCCCAGGGGTGACTTCTTGGAAGCCAGgcttggggtgggagatgggggaaCTGAGCAGTAACATCAGAGATTATACACAGTGGAGGAAAATAGACGTCACAAGATTAGTTCAGGCAAGGtactttaaaaaactaacaaaataaaacagagcaaaTTCACAAGCCCTGAAGGGGATGTGTCAGAACCCAAAGTTCCTACAATATAGTATCTCAAAAACTATGAGAgatgcaaagaaacagaatagtATATCCCTTGTACAGGAAAAACAGTGGCAATAGAAACTACCTTTGAGGAGGCCCAAATGTTAAACTTTTAAGGCAAAACTCCCAaaaaagctattataaatatgttcaaaagcTAAAGGAAACTATGTTCATGAAAGTAGCTCATGAATAGAGAATGTTAatagataaaattatttgaaagaacCAAACGAATTCTGGAGTTGAGAAGTACAATACCTGAAATAAAGATTCACTGTAGGGGATCAACAGTAGATTTAAGTTGGCAGAAGAATGAGTGAATTTGAAAATAGATCATTAGAGATGATACGAtctgagaacagagagaaaaaaagaatgaagtaaaatgAACTGAGCAGACTTCTGGTTTCTTATCTGACAGAAAAATCTTAGAATTTGTCACTATCATCTtcacaaccagaaaaaaaaaatctgataaagtTGGAAATCAACAATTCTTCTCACTTCCTGTAGAGAATTTAGGTTACAGGACAAACTCCTTCCCTGAAAACTAGAGAAAATGGAAGATACTGAGAGGTTACTAGGAACAAGCTCACCAGAGGAGCCAGTATAGGTAGGAACACTTAGATTGTAATTGATGGATGGCTGGAGACTCAGCGTGAAGTAgactgagagttaaaaactctgaGGGTTCAGTCTTAGGGGGACCTCCACACTTTCATGAGTCATCTCCAGTAACCCCCCCCCCAAGTTCTTCAGGTAACAATCAGAAAAAagttccttcctgcctctgacAGAGGGAGCAAAAatgtaaccattttgaaataaacCCAGAGGATTCTGTTCTTTTTAAGATAGGACTTGCATCCAAAGAAACTGTTTTCACTAGAGCCTAAGGGAAGAACTATTTTTAAGAAGGGGATTGCATCAAAACAAACTATTTTAACTTGAGGGAAGGAAAATATTCCACTACGCCCCTCTCTAGTCTTTGAcatggaggaaaagaaatatccAACACGGGCCCCCTTTAACCTTCATGTCTCACCTGGGGGGCAGGAGAAGCTAAGAACACTTGTAAAAGTCACAGCCTCACTAAAAGACTGGCGCCTAATCATAGGATTATAGAATGCTCTCCTCCCTCCACATCTTACCATCACATCAGTCAACCTGTATAATAACAGTGGGTTGCAGCTAAAATAACTGCAAAGCTCAGATGCTATTTGAGCAGAAGTGTTTAGAGAAAACTAAAGATAACACAGGAGACAAAAATAAGGACACTGGAGGAAATTTTACCTCTCACATCTACAGCTACAGCAAACAAAAAACTCGGCCAAACTGCTAGCCAGGTAAACATAAAATTGGTGTTGGAGAATTAGTGTAGAAAAAACCTGCACATTTGGCGTCAGGAGTCGTGTCAGAAAAAAGATACCAGACCCTTCAAAAGTTTAAGGAGAAATGCTCTCTCAAATAAAATTTGAGGTGCCAGTAGACCTGTCTTGCAAGAAAGGTTAAAATATCTtcccagaaagaaggaaaatgatataggtcagaaactcaagatctcgggacttccctgttagcacagtggttaagaatccacctgccaatgcaggggacacgggtccgatccctggtccgggaagatcccacatgccgcagagcaactaattccgtgcgccacaactactgagcctgcactctagagcccatgagccacaacttctgaagcccgcgtgcctagagcccttgctctgcaacaagagaagccacggcaatgagaaacacgggcaccgcaacaaagagtagccccagctccccacaactagagaaagccggcgcgcagcaatgatgacccaacgcagccaaaaataaatatataaaagaaaagaaaagaaaagaaactcaagCTCTCCATAAGGGAAGGAAGAGTGTTGGAGAAGGAATAAATTAAggcaaaatacaattttttattttccttagtcttaattgatctaaataataagtttgttcaaaataatggCAGTATATTGGTTGATTACAGCCTATGGGTAAGTGAAAGGAATAACAGCAATGTCatagggatgggagggaggaattatCTTttaatctgtgtctttatatttaagtgAGTTTCTTGTGGGCAACATGCATtgcttgctggtgggaatgtaaaatgatgcagccactttggaaaacactctgCAAGTTCCTCAAATGACCAAACATAGAGTCACCATAGCACCCAACAACTCCACTCCTATGTATATacccaagaggaaagaaaacatatgttCCTGTAAAACCTTGTATACAAATGCTCAAAGCACTACTCTTCACAATAACTAAAAGGTataaaccacctaaatgtccaccagctGATGAATGAatagcaaaatgtggtatatctatgtaatggaatattattcggccataaaacagaatgaaatacacAACACAACATAGATGAagcttgaaaacatgctaagtaaatgaagccagtcacaaaagactatgTATCacatgattcaatttatatgaactGTCCAGTATAGACAATTCTGCAGAGACAAAGAGTAGACTAGTGGTTGCTTAGGGTTGGaggaggagatgaggagatgagggGATTATGGCTAAAGGATATCAAAtgtctttctgaggtgatgaaaatgttctgatgTTGACTGTGGAGATTGCTGCACATGTCTGTAAATATACCGAAACCATTGAATTTTATActctaaatgggtgaattgtgtggTGTGTGAACTATATCTccataaatctgtttttaaagatTGAAGTGTTGGGCCTATAACATATAGAGGTATAATATATTTTACAGtgcaaaggaagggagaaagaaagaagttctAGGGGAGTAAGGATGTGACAACAGGTGGTAACTTGAAACCACAGGAAGAACTGAAGTGTACCAGAAATGATaaatgtttggggttttttttaagtttatttgtgtgcatcctttcttctcttggtttcttcaaaaaacataaaattagggacttccctggtggtccagtggttaagactcggcacttCCACTATGCCGGGGGCATGGGTCGAttcctggtcggagaactaagatcccacgtgccccgtggtgcagccaaaaggacataaaattatataaagcaaCAATTATAACACTGTACTGTTGGGTTTTAACATACatagacaaaatatatattaaatagtaGCACAAAAGTGGGCAGAGTGGAGCACATTTTCTATATATGACTGGAATTAAGTTAGTATTAATCTGAAGGAAATTATGATAGAGAGAGATTGTCTAAATCCtagagcaacaaataacaaatagtttaaaaatcaatAGATACTCAGCCCTCAAAAATGGAGAGCCTAACTTCTCAGTCCTTACGTGTATGCTATGCCTAGCGATTTCCAAAGTGAATAGTATAGAAAGAAATGCtgaaatagtaactttacagtggagaaacatgGACCAACACTACCTTAGACAGATGACCAATGTCAATATCAACactgataagtcatgttgatagcatGAACCCTTGATATAATATGATgaaatggcactttacctctgtggtcttcctcccttTGCAGTCCaagcatgagaaaaacatcaagaAAATCTCAACAGGGGGACATTCCACAAAATCCCTGACCAGTACTTCTCAAAACTGttgaggtggggcttccctggtggcgcagtggttgagagtccgcctgccgatgcaggggacacgggttcgtgccccggtccgggaagatcccacatgccgaggagcggctgggcccgtgagccatggccgctgagcctgcgcgtctggagcctgtgctctgcaacgggagaggccacgacagtgagaggcccacataccgcaaaaaaaaaaaaaacaaaactgttgaggttatgaaaacaaggaaagtcagagaaactgcttcagccaagaggagcctaaggagacatgatggcTAAATATAATGTAGTATCCTAGGtggaatcctggaacagaaaaaggacatcagataaaaactaaagaaatctgaataaagtgtggactttagttaataatgatgTATCACCATTGGTTCACttattgtaacaaatataccctAGTAATGTAATATGTTAATAGTAGAGAAACTACTTAAAATAATGGGATCAATGGTATATAAAGTCTTGACTTTAGATCTACATGCTAGAGAATCCACAAATGGAATCACTCTCTAGAAGTTGCAAAGACAGCCTTGTAGAGTGGAACAAAAGAGGCAGGGTAGGAGGGTGCTGGgccccttcctttttcctttaacaGAAATTACTTGAGAAGCATCCTGACACCTCCCCATACACAGGACATGATGGAAAAAGAGAGTTGGCAGGATTGGGGAGACCTAAGTGTATGAAGATTAAAGCATGATACACCTGTAGAAGATGGTATGAAGAACGGCATGAAGTCATTGGGGGGTCGATGTGTCTAGGTGAACACATGAGCAGGAAAggttttttgtgatatatttctGTTAGGTTAGAAGATGGAATGCACAtgtgaagagggaggcaggggaagcATGTGGGGGCGGGAGTGCATGAGTCTGGGATTAGAgtgattttagaaataatttgaagcCTGGGTCTTACCCTCTGTTCACCTGATAGAACAGAAAAATCCCTTGGGGTAGGACAAACCTTGATGAAAAACCCAGACCTCCATCTCTTTCTCCCCCGAGTGACCAGTTTTCCTTCTGGCCCCGGTCTGCTGCAGGGCAGAAATCTGCTGAGTCTTCTCCCCTCCCAGGGAGTTATACCATCATGCAGCCTTGGCTCTTGGAAAGAGTCACCATCTTGTATTCTACTATGTGTCCCATATATTCTAATATGGATAAGGCCATATT comes from Tursiops truncatus isolate mTurTru1 chromosome 3, mTurTru1.mat.Y, whole genome shotgun sequence and encodes:
- the LOC101315608 gene encoding LOW QUALITY PROTEIN: uncharacterized protein (The sequence of the model RefSeq protein was modified relative to this genomic sequence to represent the inferred CDS: substituted 1 base at 1 genomic stop codon), whose translation is MARISAFTQGLQKMTKSQRPVTFKDVAVDFTQEEWQYLDPPQRDLYRDVMLEDYINLISVDEDRFPVLVGYKTTKPALIYKLEQGEEPWMVEREISSWRYPEKVWQVDDHMERHRENQGTLFRHVAFIDQKTVTEEKRNNCNALENRCHLSTAFVSSKQRLQRHDPYGRSFNYLDLFSGNRRYARKNECSECGKAFFQKSDLIIHKRTHTGEKPFVCTECGKGFSKKSNLVIHLRIHTLEKPYECTECRKAFSHKSHLIEHXRIHTGEKPYECNECGKAFFQKSHLSIHQRTHTGEKPYVCDECGRAFSMKSHLFVHRRIHTGEKPYVCTRCERAFSEVSCLIRHKKIHTGEKPYECNVCKKAFSEKSDLIIHHRTHTEEKPYECNQCGKAFRHSSALCRHKRTHKEKVS